ttttatttctgcttttaTTCGTTTCGACAACATTTCTGCGCTGTTGGCCAAGCCTACGCAAGAAAAATGATCTGGTGAGCGAATTCCGATCGAAATATAGTCTGCCGTGGATCGTCGGACCGTTCAGTCTTTTTCCGTTCGAACAGTGTTCTCCGATCTGTGAGGTTGCTCGCACAcctattttttaattcctttaAGGTGAGTGCTATCAGCTGCTGTGGCTGAGTAAAAGGAGTGCAAATGCTggaactttaaatttttttccaaatatatatttttttgagatgTGTGGCAAcgcaaatggaaaaatatacgatATTTACATGTATTAAACTTCAAAAAGGAGCAAATGTGTAATTATGGCGAGGAAAATGCATATACTGCAATAAAAATGAACGTTTTGTGTGAAGTGAAGacgtaaaagttaaaaaaaaaattataaaattattaaaataaaaagaccATACTTATTAGCTGAAAAATTAAGTGTatctgttatatatattttttaagtgtaCCACGGTCGTATATCATAGCAATTACATAACCTtctttcattataaaaatatatgcgaaTGCGTTTATGAGTGTACGAGATTGCGGTTCGGTTACCTACCGTTGAAggatacacgcatacatacacacacgcggCAATATATAGAAAACTCACATATACTAAGAAAAGCACAATTATATTAACTTAGTCATGTCTACATATTTATACgcgtatatacacatacactgatataaacataaatacgtAGATATactaccacacacacacataaacacaaacacatacatatttactttatatacatatatactacatacacacacacgcataactTTAACACAAATGCATACAGACACACTCTCATACACCTAACTCACGCAAGAAAGGCGTtcacgaaaataaacataaaaaaataagcacagatttttactaaaaaatacgATTCCTTAGCGCTCAAGTTAACACAAAGCATTAGTAGCAACGCTAAATCGGTTGTGTGTCGCgctgcaaatatatatatatgtatgtgtaaatattgtacgtatgtatatgcaactttgtctgaaaatagaaaatttctcTACACGCAAGCAAAGTGGCTGCCCAAAGTGTACGAGCGCTACAGCCGAAAACTGATCGTGTGTGCGCTAGCAAAGAAAATTGTGTGAACAAGAGGAAATACTAAGAATTTTCCGAATTCTATTAactcacatacaaacatgcTTATTTACTTTGATTGAAAGTATAACATTCACTTCAAGTTCTGCTTGATCTTGGTATTCAGTAAGCAAATATCTCGAAATACATATTTCATGTCTGAAATGTCAGCTATAATGACAGCTGAGGAGTAATGCGAAAATCACACAGcggtataaaatattattatgtgaTCCAGTCATCATACTATGCGCTTGGGaaagattttgtgaaatttttgaatcttgaaattcataaaaatattaaaatttaaaattaaagtttaaattctgtgtctacttttattttaaatatttttattttttttttttttacagaaaatattttttcaaaaaaaaaaaatttattaaaatgaatgCCACACAAAATTTAACGGATAACAATAATggcatattgttttatttattttaatttttattaagttttctgtaattttatgtatatagaaattaaataagaaatcaTTAAGCAACATAACGTCACATAAAATGCACAATAACGTAACATcaatttcataagtttacaggcgaaggaaaaacgatataatagaaatcactcatattgcaagaaaatttgagttttggttataaaatggttatatattgattATAAATAGGTTATATCTggcagcggaagctgaaaattttatgctacatatatttaatatgatgtagtgaatcgtaagcataaagaactcaatttcgattgttTTGATGATAGGttgttttgttgcattttaggtgaagaTATGTtgcatagaaaataattttaacttttgagTGGCATTTCAATTTGAcctcaattattattttaaaacgacttagctttatatttatttgctatttatttactttttaaacaaGAAGGTACAAAAATTGTCCCATCAccataaaaagttttcttatagagcatacatataatgtacaagaaagtttggaaaataataaGTAAGGCCGCTCAAGCAACTAGACCGCAAATGTTCagagaaatttttgttttgaatctGTTAACAACCAACAAGTTCGAAACTCTCACTCACCAATGTGATATTCTCAACCCTTAACAAGCTTTCACTAATTTTTACCGTAAAACCGTAAGGTTGACTTCAGGACATAATATGCTGTTGCTGCCGTATTTTTCTCGACTAAAGACGgaatagaaatattttagattaaaattttagcaaaagaAAACTGTATATTCGATGGTATAAAGCTCCGGTTAGTCTAATGAGCCTCGCATACACCAGTTTAGGTGCTTTGCGATATCAAATTGAGTTCTGTTACGAAGTCCGTGAGGAATAGTCATACTTTAGAATGCCTGCGCTTTATACGAATTTCAACAATAACcatgctataaaaatttaaacaaaattttttcgatgGTAAAAGAGCTGAAATCAAATTGTCATTTGTCAAATATGAGAGCATTGGCGCTATTTGACCTATTTGACCGACTTTTACTTTCATATacagtaagtaagtaagtaaagCAATTTTCGAAAGTGTTTCGATAATAATTTCGAATTGCGGCCACACCGAACATAAAGAGGATTTCATCATATCTAAATAGACGAATTCGAAGAAAACTCAAGCCAGATTTGTTTACATTAAGTAAACAAAGGCTTgataaagcaaaaaatagatcacaaaaaaaatatttcgtctcAAAGTTGCCTCTTAAAACCGACCAGCAAAGAAcgctattaaaaaattgttgcatacttttcagCGCGCTAAGTCATAATGCCACCGATTTAggttgtttatatttttgctgaaaaaatcatatgatttaattaattaataatattgctAACAGTTGCTAGCTGCAAATAGGAAAAATTCtgttaaaatacataaattcgtttattaaaaaatacattatacTCAATTTATACCGCACTTTGCATtacaaaattcgaaaaaaaaattcaaaattataatttttttgttattatattttttggcacAGCAATTGTCTTTATCACCTCAATGTGAtctcatgcatacatatgcctGTATAtaagttcatatgtatgtatgcttgtctcaacatatttgaaaaacaaatatatttcatatgcTTACgtgctaaaattttattttctcagtCAAATTAATTGtaggtaaaaaaataatattagccACACACGCCTACACGCGTACATCGTTCGCTACAAATGGGCGAATTGGTGAGTAGGTGTTAGGTGACGTTAGCAAAACACTGGGCGAATTTTATTCTTTCTTCAAGGAAATAAGCCAAATTATTTTTGGCCTATAAATTCCTACAATAACTCAGCTCacttttaaagcaaatatttaaacaaaagatTTCACAAGCGCAAACAGCACGTACAAATCTTATTTATTAATGTCATGgctatatttataagtatgtcTACATATGTTTTTGATGTTGCAATCGTTTTTGTGCGGCACATATTCATCAGTGGcagtaatataaataaatatatcgcATTTGCGCCTCAAATAAATTGTGaacattagaaaaaatattcaacaaaaattttctgCTATACAAATAGtagaaatatttagaaaaattcagACGCAAATGTAAGTTTATTTATCTGAAAGTGCTCtgcactatttaaaaaaatttttatattgtaaaatttagaTCTGGGTCTTAGCAATTTTATTTACTCGAACTTGTATTgtaccatattcaatatattcacCTATTGAgagatatatgtattattaaaaaaatatatattcttcaaaaaatatttttatttattttagatcggaagagcacacgttttttttttatttataaaaatttctaattttttcaatataatattataaaatatttttttatactttttttcaaaaaatattttgtttaaaaatataaaaaaaggtgattaaaaaccaaaaaaatgtatactgaattaaaaaataaatgtaaaaaaatattataatccaGAGCGAAAGgtgaaattcataaaaaatactcTGAGAAGCTCGACTTTTCATAGACAAAAACTTTCTTAAAATTACTTctcattaaattttgatttcgatcacaaaattttttttttttcaaatatagaGCAACAGGAAAGATCGtattttgtttatgaaaaactGCAAAGCAACACTTAGCTATTTACGAATATGTagtattataaatataacaaagcaacaacaatacatatttatacatttactaCCGCAAGATTCGATCGTTAGAAGGCCGCGTCACAGAGATTTGCAATTTAGGAATTCTCTCCAAACGAATACCATTACACACTTACGCATACAAATCTTTCAATAAAGCCGAAGGCAGCAAAACAACATACTTCCAGTACAACAATAAAAGTTCACAAATATATAAGCGCTGTAATCACTTGAAATTGGATATGATAGCGACTTATTTATGCGCTGCGACCAATACAACTGCAACATGCCGCCCACACACCTTTCGCCAACACTAGTGTGTTCTCTCTCACGCTTGGCTGTTAACAGATTAAAAGCAAATTAATGGCTGAATGAGTCAATTGCGCAGCTGCTCGCGTATTTATCTACCTTATTACTAACcacccatacatatatataattaccaacatatacatatgtattgtaaatatatatgagtgtgtgtgccaCCAAATACATACTCCAAAATAAGTGTGTCTGccagacacacgcacacactcatacacagcGCGGTACACTCTTTGTCTGATCGCTTTTATGAGTGAGTGCCGCACACCGTGGCGTATACGTTACCACCACTTGGCTGTTCGCCTGCTAGCATTCACTCGCTGTTTGCGTTGCTTTTGTGCCAAGCAGCGCCCATATACGGCTTGCTAAAAAAGTTGTGCGCACCGAAGTGCTGcacagttttgtttttgctttgttaaATTCAGAAATGATGCGtggaaaattcgaaatttccgTTCCAATACTAAAATGGTAGCGAGGCGacgttaatatgtatatgtgtgtataagaTATAAACAAATCTAAGCGACAGCTGCTTTCGTTTTCCATATCCATGCAATTTACCAGTGAAATATATGGATAATTTGTATGTGAGAGCATATTTGCGTATGTTACAGACcgggatgtatgtatgtatgcaacaaAAAAGGCTTCATAGTTTGTAACAAAAAGTTCTAACtctaataacaaaatttaaagttaaggTTACAAATGGAACCGGTAATTGAAAAATGGTAGTTTTTATGGGAAGTTAGTAACAATTAAACACTGGTGTCTTCTTTACACTTCTTCACTTTGATCTACTTCGACACAGCAATTATTCGGGagacttttcatatttattttaaactttaaagtcCATTAAATGATGACAAAGATAGTTTCTAAATGCTTGCAAATTAGGAATACAAATTTAgagtatattttataatagtaGAGTAACTTTTATTAACACAATTTTTCTAAagattttctatcaaaaaattttctctgaaatatccataaaatttacttttttataccctaaattTGTGACTCTAAATTTTTCGTACCTAGTGTAAAAAAGCTAGTAAGACActaacttcggctgcattgTTGTTATGATTCCCTTTAGAAGTGCATTCCTTATCGCATGAATCGTATAtccttatcttgattttgatcgttcagtttgtaagaaagctatatgccatagtgaacCGGTCTAAACAATTTCCTTGGAGATTGTCCCGTTGTCTTGGCTAGCAATCTatacaaatttcttgaagatatctcgtcaaataaaaagtttttcatacaagaacataATTTTTATCGCCCAGTTTGTACGAGAGCTATATGTagtccgatgtgaacaattttttcggagattgttcCATTACCAAGATTATTAGTCTATGCCAAGTTTCTTGAAAACATCTCattaaataagaaagttttccatacaatgactGGATTTTATagattagtttgtatgacagctataggctatagtagtccgatatcggttATACCTACAAAAGCATAGTTTCTTGGGGAGCAAAAGACGTGTATGAATTTTCAGATTGACATCTCAAACACTGAAGAGCTAGTTCGCGTACAAACAGACTGaagtggctaaatcgactcaacgcATCACACtgatcttttttatataaagtatataacaGCTCAGATTAAATATACTCTATGTATctaatgtttgtatgtgtcATAATAAATTATGCTCAAGTGTGTCATCATCTGTACGAATGTGATTGTGAATGAGCTCGTTCTATGGCAAATTTTGGTCGTAGAGTTTTGATAAATAATACTCTCTAATATCTTTCAAATcgcaaaagcaaaacaaatcgcTTACTTTTCAATTCTTATTGTATAAGAGTTaagaaaaaagtattataatatacatatataagtattattctgtaaataaaataaataaaagttatgaaataattcttattttgcaagtgaaaaaacaaaaaccaaaatataacgGTTATTTTGTgaggaaaaaagaaaaagcaaaatttaaatattttcgacatATTGATGTGGTTCTCAAgactagaaaatttttttattgttacattatacatatgtatatagccgaCCCTTCCTTcatcataattttttcattcaaaaattatgaaaaaaactgATTCGTTTTTGAGACTAACTGTATATGCTTAACATGATCTGTTTACTCAAgcctttgatttttttttttattgttttgttatgaAAAGAATAGTGTAAAAGTAAAGCTAATAATGAAGAACGcaacgtaaataaataaaaatgttaaagaagACACAACTTTCTCCATAGCAACCTCTCGATTatagaaattaaagaaattaatggAAAAGATTTCCGAAAAtcctttgaaaatgttgaaaagttTCACCAGCAAGACCtgatatgaatttttaattgtatatatcgtcacctgaaatgcaaaataacgtaacatcattttcggaattttatagtggcatgaatgaaaacgaaataaaatggaacatgagtgaaaaaaaaattttatattggttaaaactggtttatatctgagggCAGAACCTCAAAATGTcggacatatgtaatattatgaatgcaatttgaagtagtgaatcataatcaataagacactcaatttcgaattttttgatgatacgttattttgcatttcatgtGACGATATACTGCATTGATCGGCACaagatatattttattgattcaTATTTGaaagttcattaaaattattatttttttcttccattACAGTTACTAAATCCAAAAACACAAATCCAAAATGGCTGATGATGAGGTGAGGTGAGTATCGCTCCATGAGCAACCGATTACTGCCAATATATGAAAGAACATTAATGTATGCTTTTACTCTCTCAATATTTACAGTAAATACGCGCTTAACGATATGACACATACAGCATTAGTATATGGATACAACGAAGGTGAATATTATAGTTAAAAGTTATGACACTTCTACGCTTTTACTTTGACATTTCTGAAGCTTTAATTCTGTAACTCTGCTTTTAGCTATATTTCGAACGCTTTGGCACTTAACTATAAGCtgatgttttaataaaattgcaacGCTAATGCAGCACTGACTTTGCAATAGCTGtatagtattttaaaattaattgccaCAAAATTAACGTACTTATATTGCCACGCCCAACACCGTTATTTACGACCTATTATTGCATGCTGCTCTTTAAACCATAGATATcgacatttttattaataattttcttttctttccatCTGCGTCTTTTAGAAGAAAGCAGCCGATGCACCAGCACCCGCACCAGCAGCGGCACCCGCAGCCGCCGCACCAGCGCCCGCAGCAGCAGCGCCTGCACCGGCTGcagcaccagcagcagcagcggcaccAGCGGCCGCACCAGCCGCAGGAGCTGCCCCCGCTGCCGCACCAGCCGCAGGTGCTGCACCCGCAGCAGGCGCTGCACCAGCTGCCGCGGCCGCTCCCGCCAAACCTGCCAAGCCACTCGATCCGAAAGAGGAGGTACTCTCACAGAATACTTTGTAAAAACGTTAAGTGTTGCCAGCGTTTCGAAAAGTGTATAATAGTCGATCACAAATCTGTGTTTTAATGCTCTGTGCTGTGCGTTTTATTGTTTACACGCTGTCAAGTGCAATGTGGCTGCTGTCTCATTCGTTGTGTTCATGTGTTCATACTCGTCGTTTAACGGTACGCAGTGCTAAACACACATATCTTGTATATTGGATATTTTGTAGGCAAAGAAGGCTAAACAGGCCGAGATTGAGCGCAAGCGTGCTGAGGTGCGCAAGCGTATGGAGGAAGCCTCCAAGGCTAAGAAGGCCAAGAAAGGTTTCATGACACCAGAAAGGAAGAAGAAACTTAGGGTGAGTGACAAATTGCGCATATATTGATGAGAActaatttctataatataaatGCATTTCGCTTTGCCAATACACAGTTGTTGCTCCGTAAGAAAGCCGCTGAGGAGTTGAAGAAGGAACAGGAACGCAAAGCCGCCGAACGTAGACGCATCATTGAAGAGCGTTGCGGTAGCCCCAGAAATCTCAGCGACGCCAGCGAAGGTAAAATATCTGattttatttctacatatttacacatgtcaACATTTCaaggattttgaaaaagtaaagaaattagCAGAAATTAGTAGTTTCAAAGacatcaaaatcaaaatttcgtaGCAAAGTCCAAAAAATCAaagttcttcaaaaaaaatctgGTTAATTAGCAAGAATTAGCAAATACATTTACctacattttgtataaaaaaaatcaatacacgcacacccacacatatacatgctcAGCAGCACTCACGCACACATTTTACTGGCCTGTCACGAAATTCGTTAAATTTATTgtcaaaaaaagcaaattttttataaaatttttgtttagattttttagattttttttttaaatatcctttaaaatatttttgtttagattatttttttatattttttttaaagaaatcccttttttgcataaaatctGCCCTTATCGCTAAAAAGTTTGAAACCATTTATACTTTTTGTTCCCACTttgttattgcatattttttcttttcccatagcattattatttataccttatattttttttatacataccaTCTTTGTTTTaagcaccaaaaaaaaaaaacacaaaaaattaaaaaaaatagaaaatatgaaattgtgttaatttttgttgaaaacaaCGCATTTCATTAACTTCCACTTATCTGCAGAAACACTTAAAAGTCTTATCAAGCAACACTATGACAGGATTTGTAAATTGGAGGACCAGAAATATGACCTTGAGTATGTTGTTAAGCGCAAGGATGTTGAggtacacacatataaaaacatacttttgattatttttttcgtttttgaaaaaagtatatcAGCAAACACAAAGTATATTTCAAGCACTTAACTGCGCCGAATCGAAAActattgaaaataattcaaaaaaacgCATTTTCTTTGCCAGACTTTAACTCAAACACTTAATGCGTGCattcacaacaacaatttaaagcagtttaattttttaaactcacacacatacacttaaaCACACACTCCGCGCCGGCACGATGTGCGCTGCGCTTGTCCAGTGGCAGCACAAAATTCAtcccaaaaaaaaatccaaaatcccaaaatttttgttgtaatttagtTACACtccaaaaaaatccaaattttttcccaacattttttgttgtaatttagtTACCGGCTGCCAGCGACAAATGCAGCAACACCGACCGCGCCGCGGAGTCTCTGCAATGCCGTAATTAATCTGTTTTGTATAAATGAAATactcaacaaaaacaacaacaacaacaaaactagaAACACTAAACCAATgcttttgaaaactttaaacttttaatACAACACT
The DNA window shown above is from Bactrocera tryoni isolate S06 chromosome 4, CSIRO_BtryS06_freeze2, whole genome shotgun sequence and carries:
- the LOC120774120 gene encoding troponin I isoform X8, which translates into the protein MADDEKKAADAPAPAPAAAPAAAAPAPAAAAPAPAAAPAAAAAPAAAPAAGAAPAAAPAAGAAPAAGAAPAAAAAPAKPAKPLDPKEEAKKAKQAEIERKRAEVRKRMEEASKAKKAKKGFMTPERKKKLRLLLRKKAAEELKKEQERKAAERRRIIEERCGSPRNLSDASEGELQEICEEYYERMYICEGQKWDLEYEVRKKDWEINDLNAQVNDLRGKFVKPALKKVSKYENKFAKLQKKAAEFNFRNQLKVVKKKEFTLEEEEKEKKPDWSKGKPGDAKVKEEVEADA
- the LOC120774120 gene encoding troponin I isoform X6 — protein: MADDEAKKAKQAEIERKRAEVRKRMEEASKAKKAKKGFMTPERKKKLRLLLRKKAAEELKKEQERKAAERRRIIEERCGSPRNLSDASEETLKSLIKQHYDRICKLEDQKYDLEYVVKRKDVEINDLNAQVNDLRGKFVKPALKKVSKYENKFAKLQKKAAEFNFRNQLKVVKKKEFTLEEEEKEKKIKDAQLKSTVKK
- the LOC120774120 gene encoding troponin I isoform X2, which produces MADDEAKKAKQAEIERKRAEVRKRMEEASKAKKAKKGFMTPERKKKLRLLLRKKAAEELKKEQERKAAERRRIIEERCGSPRNLSDASEETLKSLIKQHYDRICKLEDQKYDLEYVVKRKDVEINDLNAQVNDLRGKFVKPALKKVSKYENKFAKLQKKAAEFNFRNQLKVVKKKEFTLEEEEKEKKPDWSKGKPGDAKVKEEVEADA